The Apium graveolens cultivar Ventura chromosome 11, ASM990537v1, whole genome shotgun sequence genome has a window encoding:
- the LOC141696291 gene encoding secreted RxLR effector protein 161-like produces MYLANNTRPDIAFAVNLLEIFSSNPTKRHWDGIKHILRYLRGTIDLGLFFPDNSKSQLVGYVDAGYLSDPHVGPSHTGYLFKYCSTAISWKSTKQTMAATSSNHAELLAIREASRECVWLRSIIQHIRHSCGLSNVTDDPTILFEDNSACIKQLKEGYIKGDRTKHILPKFFYTNELQENGDIEIQQVRSCDNLANILTKSLPTSTFEKL; encoded by the coding sequence ATGTACCTCGCAAACAACACACGACCTGATATTGCTTTTGCTGTGAATCTATTAGAAATATTCAGTTCAAATCCAACTAAAAGACATTGGGATGGAATCAAACATATATTAAGATATCTTCGCGGGACAATTGATCTTGGATTATTCTTTCCAGATAATTCGAAATCACAGCTGGTTGGATATGTAGATGCTGGATACTTGTCAGATCCTCATGTTGGACCATCACATACAGGTTACTTATTCAAATATTGCAGTACTGCTATCTCTTGGAAATCTACAAAACAGACCATGGCTGCAACTTCATCAAATCACGCAGAATTACTAGCAATCCGTGAAGCAAGTAGGGAATGTGTCTGGCTACGATCCATAATCCAACATATTCGGCATTCATGTGGATTATCAAATGTCACAGACGACCCTACTATTTTGTTTGAAGATAATTCAGCTTGCATTAAACAGTTAAAGGAAGGATATATCAAGGGAGATCGAACAAAACACATCTtaccaaaattcttctacactaACGAGTTACAAGAGAATGGAGATATTGAGATACAACAAGTTCGATCATGTGATAATCTGGCGAATATACTTACAAAGTCATTACCGACATCAACATTTGAAAAACTATGA